A section of the Engystomops pustulosus chromosome 3, aEngPut4.maternal, whole genome shotgun sequence genome encodes:
- the CYRIA gene encoding CYFIP-related Rac1 interactor A isoform X2, with product MGNLLKVLTREIENYPHFFLDFENAQPTDCEREVWNQVIAVLQESESILSDLQAYKGAGQEIRDAIQNPNDIHLQEKAWNSVCPLVVRLKRFYEFSLRLEKALQSLLESLTCPPYTPTQHLEREQALAKEFAEILHFTLRFDELKMRNPAIQNDFSYYRRTISRNRINNMHLDIENEVNNEMANRMSLFYAEATPMLKTLSNATTSFVSDNKTLPIENTTDCLSTMASVCKVMLETPEYRSRFTSEDTLMFCMRVMVGVIILYDHVHPVGAFCKTSKMDMKGCIKVLKEQPPDSVEGLLNALRFTTKHLNDESTSKQIRTMLQ from the exons ATGGGTAATCTTCTTAAAGTGCTAACCAGGGAAATAGAAAATTATCCACATTTTTTCCTGGATTTTGAAa ATGCTCAACCTACTGACTGCGAGCGGGAAGTGTGGAACCAGGTCATCGCCGTCCTGCAGGAATCTGAGAGCATTCTGTCAGATCTGCAAGCGTACAAAGGAGCCGGACAAGAGATACGAGAC GCTATACAAAACCCTAACGACATCCATCTTCAGGAGAAAGCCTGGAACTCTGTCTGTCCTCTCGTCGTCCGGCTGAAACGTTTTTACGAGTTTTCTCTACGACTCG AAAAAGCTTTGCAAAGTTTACTGGAGTCCTTGACCTGCCCCCCGTATACTCCtacacaacacctggagagagagcaggccctggccAAAGAGTTTGCTGAAATTCTGCACTTTACACTGCGCTTTGATGAGCTGAAG ATGAGGAATCCAGCCATCCAGAACGACTTCAGCTACTACAGGAGGACGATAAGCCGAAACAGGATAAATAACATGCAC TTAGATATTGAAAATGAAGTAAACAACGAGATGGCAAACAGAATGTCCTTGTTCTATGCTGAAGCCACGCCAATGCTGAAGACGCTCAGTAACGCCACCACCAGCTTCGTGTCTGAT AACAAAACTTTACCCATTGAAAACACAACGGACTGCCTGAGCACAATGGCCAGCGTCTGCAAAGTCATGCTCGAAACGCC AGAATACAGGAGCCGGTTCACCAGTGAAGACACGCTCATGTTCTGTATGAGAGTAATGGTCGGCGTTATAATCCTGTATGATCATGTACATCCCGTAGGAGCCTTCTGCAAGACATCGAAGATGGAT ATGAAGGGCTGTATAAAGGTTTTGAAAGAGCAACCACCCGATTCTGTGGAGGGCCTATTAAACGCACTCAG GTTTACTACAAAGCACCTGAACGACGAGTCAACTTCGAAACAGATCCGAACGATGCTTCAGTAA
- the CYRIA gene encoding CYFIP-related Rac1 interactor A isoform X1, whose product MGNLLKVLTCTELDQGPNFFLDFENAQPTDCEREVWNQVIAVLQESESILSDLQAYKGAGQEIRDAIQNPNDIHLQEKAWNSVCPLVVRLKRFYEFSLRLEKALQSLLESLTCPPYTPTQHLEREQALAKEFAEILHFTLRFDELKMRNPAIQNDFSYYRRTISRNRINNMHLDIENEVNNEMANRMSLFYAEATPMLKTLSNATTSFVSDNKTLPIENTTDCLSTMASVCKVMLETPEYRSRFTSEDTLMFCMRVMVGVIILYDHVHPVGAFCKTSKMDMKGCIKVLKEQPPDSVEGLLNALRFTTKHLNDESTSKQIRTMLQ is encoded by the exons ATGGGAAATCTTTTAAAAGTTCTTACATGCACAGAGCTTGATCAGGGACCAAACTTTTTCCTTGACTTTGAAA ATGCTCAACCTACTGACTGCGAGCGGGAAGTGTGGAACCAGGTCATCGCCGTCCTGCAGGAATCTGAGAGCATTCTGTCAGATCTGCAAGCGTACAAAGGAGCCGGACAAGAGATACGAGAC GCTATACAAAACCCTAACGACATCCATCTTCAGGAGAAAGCCTGGAACTCTGTCTGTCCTCTCGTCGTCCGGCTGAAACGTTTTTACGAGTTTTCTCTACGACTCG AAAAAGCTTTGCAAAGTTTACTGGAGTCCTTGACCTGCCCCCCGTATACTCCtacacaacacctggagagagagcaggccctggccAAAGAGTTTGCTGAAATTCTGCACTTTACACTGCGCTTTGATGAGCTGAAG ATGAGGAATCCAGCCATCCAGAACGACTTCAGCTACTACAGGAGGACGATAAGCCGAAACAGGATAAATAACATGCAC TTAGATATTGAAAATGAAGTAAACAACGAGATGGCAAACAGAATGTCCTTGTTCTATGCTGAAGCCACGCCAATGCTGAAGACGCTCAGTAACGCCACCACCAGCTTCGTGTCTGAT AACAAAACTTTACCCATTGAAAACACAACGGACTGCCTGAGCACAATGGCCAGCGTCTGCAAAGTCATGCTCGAAACGCC AGAATACAGGAGCCGGTTCACCAGTGAAGACACGCTCATGTTCTGTATGAGAGTAATGGTCGGCGTTATAATCCTGTATGATCATGTACATCCCGTAGGAGCCTTCTGCAAGACATCGAAGATGGAT ATGAAGGGCTGTATAAAGGTTTTGAAAGAGCAACCACCCGATTCTGTGGAGGGCCTATTAAACGCACTCAG GTTTACTACAAAGCACCTGAACGACGAGTCAACTTCGAAACAGATCCGAACGATGCTTCAGTAA